One segment of Arthrobacter sp. MMS18-M83 DNA contains the following:
- a CDS encoding glutamate--cysteine ligase, with the protein MDPDNGSPVPLAGDVLRIHSAGRQGTNPPFRPTLAIELQQEQLEVISSPHSSLSALAAEIRAGRSYADSLARKAGARVAALATSPLPVTPHATNTERYDALLEKFALTAREQLTCGYHVHVSVDSDEEGVAVLDRIRSWLPALTALSSNSPFWNGADSGYASFRTQAWNRWSSAGPTEVFGSAAAYHSLVSDLSRTGGVMSPDFDARLSARHPTVEIRVSDVCLDARDTVLIAALVRALVDTAAREWKSGKRPDMVSATVLRQATWRASRFGLRGELLDPKTHKPGTARHVLAALHSHVRDALEETGDAHYAKEGLQRILSQGTGAARQRQAHERTGSLSGVVAYATGVTHLEPVDHRHTGEPYIAPDAGTASLVAS; encoded by the coding sequence GTGGATCCTGACAACGGCAGCCCCGTGCCTCTTGCTGGCGACGTGTTGCGCATTCATAGCGCCGGTCGCCAGGGAACGAATCCTCCTTTCCGCCCGACGTTGGCGATCGAGCTTCAGCAGGAGCAACTTGAGGTCATCAGCTCTCCGCACAGCAGCCTGAGTGCACTCGCCGCAGAAATACGTGCTGGACGCTCTTACGCCGATTCGCTCGCTCGGAAGGCGGGCGCGAGAGTTGCCGCCCTCGCGACGTCGCCGCTGCCGGTCACTCCCCATGCAACCAACACCGAGCGCTACGACGCACTTCTGGAAAAGTTCGCTCTGACGGCCAGAGAGCAGCTGACCTGCGGATATCACGTCCATGTTTCCGTTGATTCGGATGAGGAAGGCGTCGCAGTCTTGGACCGGATCAGGTCCTGGCTTCCGGCGCTGACTGCACTGAGCTCGAATTCCCCGTTCTGGAACGGAGCCGACAGCGGTTACGCCAGTTTCCGGACCCAAGCCTGGAACCGATGGTCCAGCGCCGGTCCCACGGAGGTATTCGGGTCTGCCGCGGCTTATCATTCCTTGGTGTCGGACCTGTCGCGAACCGGGGGGGTCATGAGCCCGGATTTTGATGCTCGCCTGTCCGCCCGGCACCCTACAGTCGAGATCCGCGTCTCCGATGTTTGCCTTGATGCCCGGGATACCGTCCTGATTGCGGCGTTGGTGCGTGCCTTGGTGGACACTGCCGCCAGGGAATGGAAGTCCGGAAAACGGCCGGACATGGTTTCTGCCACCGTCCTGCGCCAGGCCACGTGGCGAGCGAGCCGGTTCGGCCTGCGCGGAGAACTGCTCGACCCGAAAACCCATAAGCCCGGCACCGCAAGGCATGTCCTCGCCGCACTCCACTCCCACGTCCGCGATGCTCTGGAAGAAACCGGGGACGCACACTACGCCAAGGAGGGATTGCAAAGGATCCTTAGCCAAGGCACGGGAGCTGCCCGGCAACGGCAAGCCCACGAACGCACCGGCAGTCTCTCCGGAGTCGTCGCATATGCAACAGGCGTTACCCACCTCGAACCCGTAGATCACCGGCACACCGGCGAACCATACATCGCGCCAGACGCAGGCACTGCCTCCCTCGTGGCGAGCTAA
- a CDS encoding DUF1326 domain-containing protein produces the protein MRIATATWSAPCSTSGLTAPADNERCNVALAFHVESGDVNGVDVGGLTVCVVADTPALMGDGGWKLGVLMDAAASTEQAEALGAVFGGQLGGPMEGLAPLIGEMAGMESVEMAYADDGRMHQVRIGSAVDMAVEDFVSPLDHTGLGVKISGVGFPADTLAAGTSSIGRVDVFGMTWDNAGKNSFSAPFAWSA, from the coding sequence TTGAGAATTGCAACTGCGACATGGTCTGCCCCGTGCTCCACTTCCGGGCTGACCGCACCTGCCGACAACGAACGCTGCAACGTGGCGTTGGCCTTCCACGTGGAATCCGGTGACGTAAACGGCGTCGACGTCGGAGGCCTCACCGTCTGCGTCGTCGCCGATACACCCGCACTGATGGGTGATGGGGGGTGGAAGCTCGGAGTCCTCATGGATGCTGCCGCCTCAACTGAGCAGGCCGAAGCGCTCGGTGCAGTCTTCGGTGGCCAGCTCGGCGGACCGATGGAGGGCCTCGCCCCATTGATCGGCGAAATGGCGGGCATGGAGTCCGTGGAAATGGCCTACGCTGACGATGGACGTATGCACCAGGTCCGCATTGGCAGCGCCGTCGACATGGCGGTCGAGGACTTCGTGTCTCCCCTGGATCACACAGGACTGGGAGTGAAGATCAGCGGGGTCGGATTCCCGGCGGACACTCTGGCAGCCGGCACGTCGAGCATTGGCCGCGTCGACGTGTTCGGGATGACTTGGGATAACGCCGGGAAGAACTCCTTCTCGGCCCCCTTTGCCTGGTCGGCCTAA